Part of the Juglans regia cultivar Chandler chromosome 14, Walnut 2.0, whole genome shotgun sequence genome, TCACTCTCTGCAAGACGTCCTGGTCCAAGGGAAGCTGCCTTAAGCCGGCCCTCAGATTCCGGACCTGCCACTGCTTGTATGTCTCTGGCCTTTCAACCCTTTCCAAACCTTCACACGCTATGACATTCATGGCATCCCTTCCAAATATCTCTTTCTCAAACATGAACCTCTGCTCATCTTCACGGGCAACGTTGGCATCAAACATATCAAAAAATGCAGAGAAGTGGAAGAGCGCCTCCCGGAACCGTGTGGCGAAGAAGGGTGCATTGTACGTTCCATTAACAACCCCATGGACGAACAAATCTGGGTTTATTCTCTTGATCAAGTTTAGAACAGTGTCCCGAGGACTGTTTATTGCCAATGTTTCATCCGGCAGGTTCCTCAACCGGTACAAACAGTTAACAATCACTAATTCATCCCTGTCAATCTTGAGATCCTCAAGTTGAATGGTTTCCCATTTTTGTGCAATGACACTGTATTCAAAAGGGACATTGAATCTCTTGCAATAGTTTTCCAAGCGACGCCCGGTCTCTTCAACCCTTTCCGCAGGCCGAAAACCCGGTTGGGGAAGCTCAATCCCAGTTATACGAAGCTTGGGAGGGCCACCAGGTCTTTCAGAGAGACGTTGGATGAGACAGGGCCATTGGAAACCATAGAGAATGCCGAAATCAATGATATGCACTCTTGTTGCTTTCTGGGATAGCACCAGTTTCCTAATTGTTCGATTAGCAAAGAAATTTGACATCCTTTTGAAAGGGCATGCTGTGACATATACCTGGTAAGCTTTCAAGATATCAGCTGCTGATGTCCCATTGCTCACAAGGGGTGTGTAAACAGGTGTCCTGGTACCCGCCAACCGCACCTCGAGGGCGTTTGCAAAGTAATGGGATAGTCTCTGGGTTCCGTCTCCAAAGGGAGAAGAGTGTTGCCTGATTTGCTTGAGCAGTTCGTTTGCAGTTCTTTGGTCACCGCTCGCCACAGTATGTGCACACTGTGTTAGCAGGGTCCATAAATCTACTACTTCCCCCTTGTTGCCTTGCTTCTTCGAGCGGGTTGTTTTGCTATTCTCTCCACTACTCCTATTTCCACCATGCTGAAATCTTCTGCTTCCTCCATTTCCTGTAGATTCAGGAAGACCACATGATGAAGACTCATCACCAACACCACGACAAAGCAATACGTCGTCATACATCTCTAGTGACTCAGAGTCTCCAGCATAAACCGCTGACTGCTTGTTGCTTCTCCCTTCTTCTAGATAGTCCTGACTGTCCTCCCGATGatggtttttcttttccctgGATCCATTTGGTGAGGGGTTCCTACGATTCTTCTCTGCCATGGCCGCCACATCTCTGGTTTGCTCTGCAGGTGCTGATCGGGTGCTCTCTAAATCAAAGGTTTCGCGATTTCCATTTGTAAGGGACTTGATTGTTCTCCCACCCCTAGCCGTCCTAATTGGCTCTATCTCTCCCAATGCGACCGGCCGGTGACTTTGTACACAAGAGGATTCGGATTCCCATTTGGACTCCACCGAGTTGTCAGCAGCATGGCTGTTACTGCTATCAACGCTGCTTCCCCCAGCAAAACTATCATCTGGGCGCTGTTCGAAACCAGGGGGACGTTGATTAGAGGATGGAGGAGACTCCTGAACAAGCGCTTCGTAGAATGATTTCTCAGCAGCCTGGAGGGCCAGACAGTCCTGCAACATGCAGGGTTTAGTCTCCAGGTCTTCTTCCAGGAGCATCTCGTTCAAGTACTTGAAAAAAACATTGGGGAAATCACCACTGTCCGGTGAATCTCCCTCCGAGCTCGTGCCCGAAGATGGACTTGAATCACTTGGATGGTGTGGAGGATCGGTTGAAAGGAAAGGCGGATCAACAAATCCATGGTTGACTTTAAGCCCATTTACAAGATTTTCATTTAAACGAAGTGGAACCGAGCCACGGCTGAATATGAATCCATTCATGGATCCGGGAAATCCTTCAAGAATGGCATCCATAAACAATGAAAGATTAATCTAAACTACTGGCCGTCACTGGCAAGAAAGCCAAGTACCTACAGAAATGAGATATTCCGGCGGTCTGAAGTATGATTCTTCTTTTGGTCGGAGACGAAAAGAGAGCGCCTAAGAGGGATCGAGGTAATGGAATAAAGAATATCTT contains:
- the LOC109013011 gene encoding scarecrow-like protein 14 is translated as MDAILEGFPGSMNGFIFSRGSVPLRLNENLVNGLKVNHGFVDPPFLSTDPPHHPSDSSPSSGTSSEGDSPDSGDFPNVFFKYLNEMLLEEDLETKPCMLQDCLALQAAEKSFYEALVQESPPSSNQRPPGFEQRPDDSFAGGSSVDSSNSHAADNSVESKWESESSCVQSHRPVALGEIEPIRTARGGRTIKSLTNGNRETFDLESTRSAPAEQTRDVAAMAEKNRRNPSPNGSREKKNHHREDSQDYLEEGRSNKQSAVYAGDSESLEMYDDVLLCRGVGDESSSCGLPESTGNGGSRRFQHGGNRSSGENSKTTRSKKQGNKGEVVDLWTLLTQCAHTVASGDQRTANELLKQIRQHSSPFGDGTQRLSHYFANALEVRLAGTRTPVYTPLVSNGTSAADILKAYQVYVTACPFKRMSNFFANRTIRKLVLSQKATRVHIIDFGILYGFQWPCLIQRLSERPGGPPKLRITGIELPQPGFRPAERVEETGRRLENYCKRFNVPFEYSVIAQKWETIQLEDLKIDRDELVIVNCLYRLRNLPDETLAINSPRDTVLNLIKRINPDLFVHGVVNGTYNAPFFATRFREALFHFSAFFDMFDANVAREDEQRFMFEKEIFGRDAMNVIACEGLERVERPETYKQWQVRNLRAGLRQLPLDQDVLQRVKRTVKSEYHKDFVVDVDGHWMLQGWKGRVIYALSCWRPA